GTTGAGGCGGTAAAAGAGATCTTTTCGAAACTTCCCGGATTGCACGCACTCCTGGAGATCCTGATTCGTGGCAGCAATCAGCCTGAGATCGATTTTGATAGGACGGGTTCCACCAACCCGCTCGAATTCACGCTCCTGTAGCACACGGAGCAACTTCGCCTGTAGCGGCAATGCAAGTTCGCCGATCTCGTCTAGAAACAGTGTTCCGCCGCCAGCAACCTCAATTTTTCCCTTCTTCTGAGCGGCAGCTCCGGTAAAAGCGCCCTTCTCATAGCCGAACAGCTCGCTTTCGAGGAGGGTCTCAGCGATCGCGGCGCAGTTGATGGCAACAAAGGGCGCGTTGCCGCGAGGGCTATTCGAATGTAGCGCGTGAGCGACCAATTCCTTGCCTGTCCCACTCTCGCCCTCAATGAGTACGGTGGAATCAGTTGGCGCTACGCGGCGGATAAACTCGAACACTTCACGAATCTTCGGGCTCGTGCCGACCATGTTGTGTTCGACAGCGATCTGGGCCCTCAGTTCATGGTTCTCCTGCTTCAGACCTTCCAGGTAGTTGATGTTTTCCAGTGCCAAAGCTGCGAGGCTCGCGATGGCGGTCAAGACCTGCAGGTGATTCTCGTCAAAGTTCACCCTTGCGTCTTTCGTGTCGAGATAGATCACCGCGCCAATTTTGGCGGACAACGTCAACGGCACGCACATGAGGGCATGAATGGGAAAATCAGCGAAGCTGGAACTCTTGCGGAGTTCAGGATTCTCCGGAACTTCGCGAATCATCAGACCGCTACGTTCTCGGACTACACGAGAGACGACCGTGCGGCTCACTTTCACCGGAAATCCCGGCCCGCGATGGCGGTCCCATCCTACCGACCAATTGACTTGTCCCGGTTCGTCTCCGAGAGCGAGAAGAGCGCCGCGATCGGCAGGAACGATATCGAAGATCATTCCCAGAAGCTGCCAGGCTAGCGATTCCCGATCCCGAAGCTTGCTGATGTTCTTGGCGATTACCAGGAGTGTATTCAGATCACGTGCGAGTCGTCCGCCTTGGACAAAGTCCTTCGTGATCGTTTCCGGCTTGAGATACAAGGCATCTTCCTGCCGGAGCAGAGTTTGGGCACCCGGAACGTCGGAGTTATCGTCGAGTTCTGCCCGAGTCGATTCTCGCTGAACCTCATCC
This genomic window from Terriglobales bacterium contains:
- a CDS encoding sigma 54-interacting transcriptional regulator, which codes for MDTPSAPKLVALAGEMAESVIPLRDMELTIGRGLSNHVCISDPILSRQHCVIARDNEQFVIRDLGSRHGTIVNGVPISQQVLHHGDQISLGSSVFAFLLREDEVQRESTRAELDDNSDVPGAQTLLRQEDALYLKPETITKDFVQGGRLARDLNTLLVIAKNISKLRDRESLAWQLLGMIFDIVPADRGALLALGDEPGQVNWSVGWDRHRGPGFPVKVSRTVVSRVVRERSGLMIREVPENPELRKSSSFADFPIHALMCVPLTLSAKIGAVIYLDTKDARVNFDENHLQVLTAIASLAALALENINYLEGLKQENHELRAQIAVEHNMVGTSPKIREVFEFIRRVAPTDSTVLIEGESGTGKELVAHALHSNSPRGNAPFVAINCAAIAETLLESELFGYEKGAFTGAAAQKKGKIEVAGGGTLFLDEIGELALPLQAKLLRVLQEREFERVGGTRPIKIDLRLIAATNQDLQECVQSGKFRKDLFYRLNVVAITVPPLRDRREDIADLAEYFITKAAKKCNVRSKGLSEGARLCLTSYDWPGNVRELENAIERALVLGSADAILTEDLPEAVAEAVTPAGVPATKYAGAMKDTKKQVILQALQDANGSYTEAAKTLGLHPNSLLRLIRRLDLKLEAKKMMT